Proteins from a genomic interval of Puniceicoccaceae bacterium:
- a CDS encoding MFS transporter has protein sequence MTHKPRYFTVALIFLIFAVISFLTNILNPLIPEVKRSFDLSNAMAGLLPFAFFIAYAVMSIPAGILLDRTGAKFMTVLPFALACLAAFAFALLPNYGVYLISLFAIGLGMAMLQVTINPLLRAAGGEPHFAAFSVLGQLFFGAGAYLAPQVYKHLVSGLAERDSLSGAMAVLGKAVPEQLPWLSLYWVFGLVTLLMVLLLLVVRIPRIELTEQEQSGDKRSYLQLIRSRTGLLFFLGIFAYVGTEQGVGNWISEFLYQYHGVDPQTDGANVVSWFWAALTFGCLLGLVVIKLFDSRKVLIGASAGAMVALLLALTSGEEMAKLAFPAVGFFASVMWSIIVSLALNSVASHHGSFSGILCTGIMGGAIVPLIVGFLADHIGLRLAMGFLFVTLAYILSIGIWARPLIANSTVQWRRLLRKNASTPAAR, from the coding sequence ATGACACACAAACCACGATATTTCACGGTCGCGCTGATCTTCCTGATTTTTGCCGTGATCTCCTTTCTCACAAACATTCTCAATCCGCTGATCCCGGAGGTGAAGCGCAGCTTCGACCTGAGCAACGCAATGGCGGGACTGTTGCCCTTTGCCTTTTTCATCGCCTACGCGGTGATGTCGATCCCGGCTGGCATTCTGCTCGACCGCACGGGTGCCAAGTTCATGACTGTGCTGCCGTTTGCGCTGGCGTGCTTGGCGGCATTTGCCTTTGCCCTGCTTCCGAACTATGGGGTGTACCTTATTTCTCTGTTTGCGATAGGACTCGGCATGGCCATGCTTCAGGTGACGATCAACCCCTTGCTGCGTGCAGCTGGTGGTGAACCTCACTTTGCTGCCTTCTCCGTTCTCGGGCAGTTGTTTTTTGGGGCGGGCGCGTATCTGGCTCCCCAGGTCTACAAGCACCTGGTTTCAGGGCTTGCCGAGCGGGACAGTTTGTCCGGTGCCATGGCGGTCTTGGGGAAAGCGGTGCCAGAGCAACTGCCTTGGCTCTCGCTCTACTGGGTTTTTGGATTGGTGACACTGTTGATGGTGCTGCTCCTGTTGGTTGTGCGCATACCCCGCATTGAACTGACCGAGCAGGAACAGTCGGGGGACAAGCGATCCTACCTGCAGCTCATTCGCAGCCGCACGGGTTTGCTCTTCTTTCTGGGGATCTTTGCCTACGTCGGAACGGAGCAGGGCGTTGGAAACTGGATCTCCGAATTCCTGTATCAATACCACGGGGTGGATCCGCAGACTGATGGCGCCAATGTGGTCTCCTGGTTTTGGGCGGCGCTGACTTTTGGCTGTCTACTGGGGCTGGTTGTGATCAAACTCTTCGACAGCCGCAAAGTGCTGATCGGTGCAAGCGCAGGTGCCATGGTTGCGCTGCTGCTGGCACTGACCAGTGGAGAAGAAATGGCAAAGTTGGCCTTCCCCGCTGTTGGATTTTTTGCGTCGGTAATGTGGTCCATCATCGTATCACTGGCACTCAATTCGGTTGCGAGCCATCATGGTTCGTTTTCAGGAATCCTCTGCACGGGCATCATGGGCGGTGCCATTGTCCCGCTGATCGTGGGTTTTCTCGCGGATCACATTGGGCTGCGCCTGGCAATGGGGTTCCTTTTTGTGACCCTTGCCTACATCCTTTCGATTGGTATTTGGGCACGTCCGCTGATTGCGAACTCAACGGTTCAATGGCGCAGGTTGCTCCGGAAGAACGCATCAACCCCTGCTGCGCGATGA
- a CDS encoding glycoside hydrolase family 2 TIM barrel-domain containing protein, producing the protein MKRNYQTLLTHMFLISSIPMTAISGSETRSEKALIDDWQLIPPETVESMDSLHQVNASLPGAHIISVPSTVFGALVEGGTVPDPFVGTRLAEVDTAPYRQPWVYRRQFDLDPSLPKDFVELIFEGIQQTGKVWLNGELLADRDAFQGPFKMYRFDISTRVKPENNVLVVQIFPPEKGDLSIGWVDWNPYPPDQNMGLWRSVKVRQSGPISLETPFVRTQLDLNAFEWAELTIESEVCNRSTGLQHAVLELQFDSETVEIPFTLDPGETRKLIAQASDFAQLRLTDPKVWWPNGMGEQPLYTLHAQVKLADDSSVTEQRATRFGIREVSDYLNAQGHRGWKVNGRPVLIRGGGWVDDLFLREHADRLEAQVRYAKHMNLNTLRLEGFFGATQRFYDLCDENGLLVMIGWSCHWEWENYCHRPEDGYLLIRPEENAFHAASYRDQVLWLRNHPSVFLWVFGSDTIPRPELETLLYQHLDEVDGTRPILLGCKSGSNAGEAERKFESETYGPVAVKMKGPYHYVPPIYWFEDRQFGGAYGFNTETGPGLQPVVYDSLKKFTPADKLWPMNEVWDFHTGRGDVFGSFELWKQPFERRYGSFDSAEAFSAWAQVSNYEAMRPMFEAFVSNQPEATGVIQWMYNSSMPNHLWQLFDYYLMPTGAFYAARKANETVQAIYDYAREAILLSNDDHAAVHELEVKATLYDQNSKVLWEHDKRTVMAPKTVQRIADLPGKLLQSAEPGSVFFLDLRIERPDGTELTRNFYWLSQQREQLDYPVSSWYQTPITRAADFSGLRSLPGAQVQSEWKLGESVNGLQSAEVTLTNASDHIAFFVELMIRENVSGEAILPVYWQDNYLSLCPGETRTVRVRYPDQDSTRNAVFSLSLLNPLN; encoded by the coding sequence ATGAAACGAAACTATCAAACCCTGTTGACCCATATGTTCCTGATATCGAGCATTCCCATGACTGCTATTTCCGGGAGTGAAACCCGTTCTGAAAAGGCGCTGATCGACGATTGGCAACTGATCCCTCCCGAGACAGTGGAGTCGATGGACTCCCTGCATCAGGTAAATGCATCCCTTCCCGGTGCACACATCATATCCGTTCCATCTACCGTGTTTGGCGCACTCGTGGAGGGCGGCACTGTGCCCGATCCTTTCGTGGGTACGCGCCTCGCGGAGGTGGATACTGCACCTTATCGTCAGCCGTGGGTGTATCGCCGCCAATTTGATCTCGATCCATCATTGCCCAAGGACTTCGTGGAGCTGATTTTTGAAGGCATTCAGCAAACCGGAAAGGTATGGCTCAATGGCGAATTGCTTGCCGACAGGGACGCCTTTCAGGGGCCGTTCAAGATGTACCGATTTGACATCAGCACGCGGGTGAAACCTGAAAACAACGTGCTGGTCGTGCAGATTTTCCCACCTGAAAAAGGCGATCTTTCCATCGGCTGGGTGGATTGGAATCCCTACCCGCCCGATCAAAACATGGGCCTCTGGCGATCAGTAAAAGTGCGGCAAAGCGGACCCATCAGTCTCGAAACTCCCTTCGTTCGCACCCAGCTGGACCTGAATGCGTTCGAGTGGGCTGAACTCACGATTGAGAGCGAGGTCTGCAATCGAAGCACCGGGTTACAGCATGCGGTGCTCGAACTGCAGTTTGACTCAGAAACCGTTGAAATCCCCTTCACCCTCGATCCGGGCGAGACGCGCAAGCTGATCGCCCAGGCCAGCGATTTTGCGCAGCTGCGGCTGACGGACCCGAAGGTCTGGTGGCCCAATGGCATGGGTGAACAACCACTCTATACGCTGCATGCTCAGGTAAAACTTGCCGATGACAGTTCTGTGACTGAGCAGCGGGCCACGCGGTTTGGGATCCGCGAAGTTTCCGATTATCTGAATGCCCAGGGGCATCGTGGCTGGAAGGTCAATGGACGCCCCGTTCTCATTCGCGGCGGTGGCTGGGTGGACGATCTGTTCCTGCGCGAGCATGCCGACCGCCTGGAGGCACAGGTGCGATACGCGAAGCACATGAACTTGAATACACTTCGCCTGGAGGGATTTTTTGGTGCAACGCAGCGCTTTTATGATCTCTGCGATGAAAACGGTCTGCTGGTCATGATCGGGTGGAGTTGTCACTGGGAGTGGGAGAACTACTGCCACCGCCCTGAGGATGGCTACCTGCTGATCCGCCCCGAAGAAAATGCCTTTCATGCTGCGTCCTATCGCGACCAGGTGCTCTGGCTGCGCAACCATCCTTCGGTTTTCCTCTGGGTATTTGGCAGCGACACCATTCCTCGTCCCGAATTGGAAACCCTTCTCTACCAACACCTCGACGAGGTTGATGGTACCCGCCCGATTTTGCTGGGCTGCAAGAGTGGTTCCAATGCGGGCGAAGCCGAACGAAAGTTTGAAAGTGAAACCTATGGTCCCGTTGCGGTGAAGATGAAGGGGCCATACCACTATGTGCCGCCCATCTACTGGTTTGAAGACCGTCAGTTCGGTGGGGCTTATGGATTCAACACCGAAACCGGACCTGGTTTGCAGCCAGTGGTGTATGATTCCCTGAAAAAATTCACACCCGCTGACAAGCTCTGGCCCATGAACGAAGTGTGGGATTTTCACACCGGTCGCGGCGACGTATTTGGTTCCTTTGAACTGTGGAAGCAGCCCTTCGAGCGACGCTATGGCAGCTTTGACAGTGCTGAGGCGTTCAGCGCATGGGCGCAGGTGAGCAACTATGAGGCCATGCGACCGATGTTTGAAGCGTTTGTGAGCAACCAGCCAGAGGCAACGGGGGTGATCCAGTGGATGTACAACTCGTCCATGCCCAATCACCTCTGGCAACTCTTTGATTATTACCTGATGCCTACGGGTGCCTTCTATGCGGCACGTAAAGCGAACGAAACGGTGCAGGCGATTTACGATTATGCCCGCGAGGCAATCCTGCTCAGCAACGACGATCATGCCGCAGTCCACGAGTTGGAAGTCAAGGCCACGCTCTATGACCAGAATTCCAAGGTCCTCTGGGAACATGACAAGCGCACCGTGATGGCACCCAAGACGGTGCAGCGCATTGCGGATCTGCCCGGAAAACTGCTTCAGTCCGCTGAGCCAGGTTCAGTGTTTTTCCTGGACCTTCGCATTGAGCGACCGGATGGAACAGAACTCACCCGGAATTTCTATTGGCTCTCGCAGCAGCGTGAGCAGCTGGACTATCCGGTCAGTTCCTGGTATCAGACTCCGATTACCCGAGCGGCAGACTTCAGCGGATTGCGCAGCCTGCCCGGTGCGCAAGTGCAATCCGAGTGGAAACTCGGTGAATCCGTGAACGGGCTTCAGTCTGCGGAAGTGACGCTGACCAACGCCTCTGATCACATCGCGTTTTTTGTGGAGCTGATGATCCGTGAGAACGTGAGTGGAGAAGCCATCCTTCCCGTGTATTGGCAGGATAATTACCTGAGTCTGTGTCCGGGAGAAACCCGCACCGTGCGGGTGCGATATCCCGATCAGGACTCGACTCGAAATGCGGTCTTTTCCCTGAGTCTGCTCAATCCGCTTAACTGA
- a CDS encoding ROK family protein has product MNLLTSNDRVIGVDMGGTKIHAGLVSRNHVQERSLRQVNGAARKEKVLADLILCIEELMQDSVQGIGVGVPSLVDVTSGTVYQMQNIPSWDEVHLGEILRERFAVPVYVNNDANCFAIGEKYYGAGKHHANFVGLTLGTGLGGGVVIHDRLYEGTSCCAGEFGSIPYLESIFEDYCSGKFFKRLLGMEGRVVSEQARAGEHAAIRAMHAFGEHLGNLLQTILFAYDPEAVIFGGSIRRDFPLFEPGVRHALQRFPYVHCVERLKLYASSLADSPVLGAAALYWDAHAKREQGESLGVGVS; this is encoded by the coding sequence ATGAACCTATTAACCAGCAACGACCGCGTCATCGGCGTCGACATGGGCGGAACGAAAATCCATGCGGGCCTGGTCTCCCGTAACCATGTGCAGGAGCGTTCCTTGCGACAGGTGAACGGTGCCGCGCGCAAAGAAAAAGTGCTGGCGGATCTCATCCTGTGCATTGAGGAACTGATGCAGGACTCGGTCCAAGGCATTGGAGTGGGAGTTCCCAGTCTCGTCGATGTGACTTCGGGAACGGTCTATCAAATGCAGAACATTCCCTCCTGGGATGAAGTACATTTGGGAGAAATCCTCCGGGAGCGCTTTGCTGTACCTGTCTACGTGAACAATGATGCAAACTGCTTTGCCATAGGAGAAAAATACTACGGTGCCGGGAAGCATCATGCCAATTTTGTAGGGCTGACCCTTGGGACAGGCCTGGGTGGAGGTGTGGTCATCCATGATCGCCTCTACGAGGGTACCAGTTGTTGTGCAGGAGAGTTTGGCAGCATCCCTTATCTCGAAAGTATTTTTGAGGACTATTGCAGTGGCAAATTCTTCAAACGCTTACTGGGTATGGAAGGAAGGGTGGTCAGTGAACAGGCCCGTGCGGGAGAGCATGCTGCAATCCGTGCGATGCATGCATTTGGGGAGCATCTCGGCAATTTGCTGCAGACGATCCTGTTTGCCTATGATCCTGAGGCAGTGATTTTTGGCGGTTCCATCCGCCGGGATTTTCCGCTCTTTGAACCCGGAGTCCGCCACGCACTGCAGCGCTTTCCCTATGTGCATTGTGTCGAGCGCCTGAAACTGTACGCGTCGTCACTCGCAGACAGTCCTGTGCTCGGTGCAGCAGCGCTCTACTGGGATGCGCATGCGAAGCGGGAACAGGGAGAATCCCTGGGTGTGGGCGTGAGTTGA
- a CDS encoding AraC family transcriptional regulator has product MSQAIKPLDPSPWDIPNPRNYFHGLQLSNLTLADNILLFHRRSREFLNVRNFESRPHHRFVLIFNCGTPGSINVDGDTFHFQPGQAFLIAPLQFHFYLDIPDERISWLYMTFLSDQPDLLIPLRNAPVWLHREDWRILDTIGTQYRSLIDPILTDHHVTVDTNIWILQCNRLIQRLLNSATSAGKLPEIAKRSKSHQDEFLLSRVNEFLEKDTFQQANLPELAKKLHISPSHLRRRFKAITGLSLGTYHLNYRMNRAIKYLLNTDTSLTEIAELCGYDSISAFSRSFKLRFGVSPSQYRKQYTT; this is encoded by the coding sequence ATGAGCCAAGCCATCAAACCACTCGACCCGTCGCCCTGGGATATCCCAAATCCACGCAACTATTTCCACGGATTGCAGCTGAGCAACCTGACTCTGGCTGACAACATTCTGCTCTTTCATCGGCGTTCACGCGAGTTTCTGAATGTCCGCAACTTCGAGAGTCGACCCCACCATCGCTTTGTTCTCATCTTCAACTGTGGCACTCCTGGGAGCATCAACGTCGACGGCGACACCTTTCATTTTCAACCCGGACAAGCGTTCCTGATCGCACCGCTTCAGTTCCATTTCTACCTGGACATTCCTGACGAACGCATTTCCTGGCTCTACATGACTTTTTTATCGGATCAACCCGATCTGCTGATTCCCCTGCGCAATGCACCCGTATGGCTGCATCGTGAAGACTGGCGCATCCTCGATACGATTGGCACCCAATATCGCAGCCTCATCGATCCCATTCTGACCGATCACCATGTCACTGTGGACACGAATATCTGGATTCTGCAATGCAATCGACTGATCCAGCGCTTGCTGAACAGTGCCACTTCGGCTGGCAAATTGCCCGAAATCGCAAAACGCTCCAAATCTCACCAGGACGAATTCCTGCTATCCCGAGTCAACGAATTTCTCGAAAAAGACACCTTTCAGCAGGCCAACCTTCCCGAACTTGCCAAAAAGTTGCACATTTCCCCGAGTCATCTGCGCAGGCGCTTCAAAGCGATCACCGGACTGAGTCTTGGCACCTATCACCTCAATTATCGCATGAATCGTGCGATCAAATACCTACTCAATACGGACACTTCACTCACCGAAATTGCCGAATTGTGCGGCTACGATTCAATCTCCGCGTTCAGCCGCAGCTTCAAACTGCGCTTTGGAGTCTCTCCTTCCCAATACCGCAAGCAATACACTACCTGA
- a CDS encoding TonB-dependent receptor plug domain-containing protein, which yields MTNCKLPRPWTVFSTLALFSSLTVLVAQDELSEIDDDVYELSPFTVESDAGTGYQATATLAGTRVRTDLKDLASSISVITSQFLEDTGAKGNETLLQYTTNTEVGGIFGNFAGVGNTQGIGEGRNLTAPSTNTRVRGLDAADNTRNYFLSNIPWDSYNVDRVELQRGPNSILFGVGSPAGIINTATVVPYFENGGKFENVFGSYDSVRNSLDYNRVLIPDELAVRVTLLHDDQKFRQEPAFEEDQRIYAALSYQPKWFGDHVKTNFRANAERGEIEANRPRILTPVDFITPWWTGLGQGTWDPAWAWNFGAQLDRGGASVSLNPWINQPWLGNDMPGIANTGIAFFYDNGNPNPSWVRTPTAGKNFGIGPDGSIDRGISGYTFSRQMAVAGFNEYTKNVNAEYPDRYPGASKDFYKDFHLTDRSVFDYYNRLIDGDNKRELSDWTAVNLAFDQVFYSRVGYEFVFDRQNYHEENWSLLGYRPFIGVDLNTHTNLIPTEYPTAIPPEQGGGVPEPSTVQGGHLNPFVGRAYTSVDRPTGSSRETTRTNLRFTAFGELYGSDFFRDDSWMARLIGRNIFTVLANRDESDSDERVWRLFGTTPDYAQSMDGSLMVDGYDRSVNFAVYLSGDLRNTNSPHGLNLSGLTERISPRGNATALVFDSHWNAPDVDPSAAYRLPFSGGTSTQSENPANYVGLKEMTVSVLNAEQGDRDALTTSSVKRTEVLESYGLTWQGYWWDGMLVPTFGWRHDEIETWGTSGQADPLTGVVSSDFSNEKVEGESFVKSGETVSWGTVFHTADWFRDRLPLDAHVSLFYNDSKNFRAANRVGYSGAELPSPEGRSKDYGFVLNMLDDRISLRVTWYETKVENADIGSTSPLGAQSWFMHMSEAWGTAAVWTAELYWAGELPGMSWASNYGLIDDGRWGQEGWENAPFSEEAINHPSNQALFASIADWYATMPSQAYFDAWGLPIDVSKAQGSFEDRRTMIANGTWNPYDTVGTIQASGGNRVNGLLPSMTINQESKGVEFELTARVTDNWNLTINASKTKAVRTDLGSEIQEWIEYQHDRYAGPAGDQRLWWGGDRTFREYYEDWIWAPYQFQLDANGQSAPEIRPWRFNLITGYRFSDGVFSGFNVGGALRWQDDAILGYELDDTRTKLDVHRPIHGGAESNVDLWLGYGRELTDKVSWRVQLNLRNVGESARLVPISVNPDGQVAAHRIADGMSWALTNTFSF from the coding sequence ATGACTAATTGCAAACTCCCCCGGCCGTGGACCGTTTTTTCCACGCTTGCGCTGTTCAGTTCGCTGACAGTTCTCGTCGCTCAGGACGAGCTATCCGAAATCGATGACGATGTTTATGAACTATCGCCCTTCACGGTAGAATCTGATGCCGGTACGGGCTATCAGGCCACTGCGACCCTTGCGGGAACGCGCGTTCGCACCGACCTCAAGGATCTCGCTTCGTCGATCAGTGTCATCACCTCTCAGTTTCTTGAAGATACCGGAGCAAAGGGCAACGAAACCCTGCTGCAGTACACCACCAACACGGAAGTTGGCGGCATCTTTGGTAACTTCGCTGGAGTAGGCAATACGCAGGGCATCGGGGAAGGGCGCAACCTCACCGCACCGAGTACCAATACCCGTGTTCGTGGATTGGATGCGGCGGATAATACGCGCAACTATTTCCTGTCCAATATTCCCTGGGATTCCTACAACGTCGACCGTGTGGAACTGCAGCGCGGTCCCAACTCCATTCTGTTCGGGGTCGGCAGCCCTGCCGGTATCATCAATACCGCCACAGTGGTGCCTTACTTCGAGAACGGTGGAAAATTTGAGAATGTCTTTGGCAGCTATGACAGCGTGCGCAACAGCCTCGACTACAATCGCGTGCTCATCCCGGATGAGTTAGCGGTGCGCGTAACGTTGCTGCACGACGATCAGAAGTTTCGGCAAGAACCCGCCTTTGAGGAAGATCAGCGCATTTATGCAGCCCTGAGTTACCAGCCGAAATGGTTTGGTGATCATGTGAAGACGAACTTTCGTGCAAATGCCGAGCGCGGGGAGATCGAAGCCAATCGTCCCCGGATTCTGACACCGGTGGATTTCATCACACCCTGGTGGACGGGGCTGGGTCAGGGCACTTGGGATCCCGCCTGGGCCTGGAACTTTGGTGCCCAGTTGGACCGTGGAGGTGCGAGTGTCTCGCTCAATCCCTGGATCAATCAGCCATGGCTGGGCAATGACATGCCGGGCATCGCCAATACAGGAATTGCCTTCTTTTACGACAACGGCAATCCGAATCCCAGCTGGGTTCGCACACCGACCGCTGGCAAGAATTTCGGGATTGGTCCTGATGGCTCCATTGACCGCGGTATCAGCGGCTACACCTTCTCCCGTCAGATGGCGGTAGCGGGATTCAACGAGTACACCAAAAACGTTAACGCCGAGTATCCAGATCGCTATCCCGGTGCCAGCAAGGACTTTTACAAGGACTTTCACCTGACAGATCGCAGTGTCTTTGACTACTACAACCGGCTCATCGATGGTGACAACAAGCGGGAACTGTCCGACTGGACTGCAGTGAATCTGGCCTTTGACCAGGTCTTCTACAGTCGCGTGGGCTATGAGTTTGTGTTCGACCGCCAAAACTATCATGAGGAAAATTGGAGCCTGCTTGGGTATCGTCCCTTCATCGGGGTGGATTTGAACACGCACACCAACCTGATCCCGACAGAATACCCGACTGCGATTCCTCCGGAGCAGGGCGGCGGTGTTCCGGAACCGTCCACCGTACAGGGTGGGCACCTTAACCCCTTTGTTGGACGTGCTTACACCAGTGTGGACCGTCCGACGGGTTCCTCCCGCGAGACAACCCGCACGAACTTGCGTTTCACCGCCTTCGGTGAGCTGTATGGATCGGATTTCTTCCGTGACGACTCCTGGATGGCTCGCCTGATCGGGCGCAACATTTTTACGGTGCTTGCCAATCGCGATGAAAGTGACAGCGATGAGCGCGTGTGGCGTTTGTTTGGGACGACACCGGATTATGCGCAGTCCATGGATGGCAGTCTTATGGTTGATGGTTACGACCGATCGGTCAATTTTGCAGTCTATCTGAGCGGGGATCTGCGCAATACCAACTCACCGCACGGGCTGAACTTATCTGGACTGACCGAGCGCATCAGCCCGCGTGGCAATGCGACGGCCCTGGTGTTTGACTCCCATTGGAATGCACCAGATGTGGACCCGAGTGCCGCGTATCGCCTGCCATTCAGTGGAGGAACCAGTACACAGTCCGAAAATCCGGCAAACTATGTCGGGCTGAAGGAAATGACCGTGTCGGTACTCAACGCTGAGCAGGGAGACCGGGATGCACTTACGACCAGTTCGGTCAAGCGCACCGAGGTTCTCGAATCCTACGGTCTCACCTGGCAGGGCTACTGGTGGGATGGCATGCTGGTACCGACCTTTGGCTGGCGTCACGATGAAATTGAAACCTGGGGAACCTCGGGTCAGGCTGATCCCCTGACGGGCGTGGTCAGTTCCGATTTTTCGAATGAAAAGGTCGAGGGCGAATCGTTTGTCAAGTCTGGTGAAACCGTCAGTTGGGGCACGGTCTTTCACACGGCGGACTGGTTTCGCGACCGCCTGCCGCTCGATGCACACGTGAGTTTGTTTTACAATGATTCCAAGAATTTCCGCGCGGCCAATCGTGTGGGTTACAGCGGAGCGGAGTTGCCGAGTCCGGAAGGCCGCAGCAAGGACTATGGATTTGTGCTCAACATGCTCGACGACCGCATCTCCCTGCGTGTGACCTGGTATGAAACCAAGGTGGAAAATGCAGATATCGGTTCGACGAGTCCGCTGGGGGCGCAGTCCTGGTTCATGCACATGAGTGAAGCCTGGGGTACGGCTGCCGTCTGGACTGCCGAACTCTATTGGGCCGGAGAACTGCCCGGTATGAGCTGGGCGTCGAACTATGGCCTGATCGACGATGGTCGATGGGGGCAGGAGGGCTGGGAAAACGCACCATTCTCCGAGGAGGCAATCAATCATCCGTCAAATCAGGCACTGTTTGCTTCCATCGCAGACTGGTATGCCACCATGCCGAGCCAGGCCTACTTTGACGCCTGGGGGTTGCCAATTGATGTGTCCAAGGCACAGGGGTCGTTCGAAGATCGTCGTACCATGATCGCCAATGGCACCTGGAATCCCTACGATACGGTGGGAACGATTCAGGCATCCGGTGGTAATCGTGTGAACGGTCTGCTGCCTTCCATGACGATCAATCAGGAATCCAAGGGCGTTGAGTTCGAACTCACTGCTCGGGTGACTGACAATTGGAATCTCACGATCAATGCTTCCAAGACCAAGGCTGTTCGCACGGATCTTGGCAGCGAGATTCAGGAATGGATCGAATATCAACACGACCGCTATGCGGGTCCGGCAGGAGATCAGCGCTTGTGGTGGGGTGGAGACCGCACCTTCCGCGAGTACTACGAGGACTGGATCTGGGCACCTTATCAGTTTCAGCTCGATGCCAACGGGCAGTCGGCTCCTGAAATCCGTCCCTGGCGCTTCAACCTGATCACAGGGTATCGCTTCAGCGATGGGGTATTCTCGGGATTCAACGTAGGTGGAGCCTTGCGCTGGCAGGATGATGCCATTCTTGGCTACGAACTCGATGATACCCGCACCAAGCTCGACGTGCATCGACCCATCCATGGAGGTGCCGAGAGCAACGTGGATCTATGGCTGGGCTACGGACGTGAATTGACCGACAAAGTCTCCTGGCGTGTGCAGCTCAACCTCCGTAACGTGGGCGAATCTGCCCGACTGGTGCCCATTTCGGTCAATCCCGACGGTCAGGTTGCCGCCCACCGTATCGCGGATGGCATGAGCTGGGCCCTCACCAATACTTTCAGTTTCTAG